TGCGCGGCAGCGCCTCCGAGACCGACAGCCTGGTCGCGGAACTGCGCAACCACGTGGGCAGCACCCTCGGCCCGATCGCCAAGCCCAAGCGGATCCTGCCGGTGCAGGAGCTGCCGAAGACCCGCTCGGGCAAGATCATGCGCCGGCTGCTGCGCGACGTCGCGGAGAACCGCGCGGTCGGCGACGTCACCACGCTGGCCGACTCCTCGGTCATGGACCTGATCCAGAGCAAGCTCCCGGCGGCCGGCAGCGAGGACTGACAGACCGCACCGGCCCACACACGGCTGGTGCGACCTGGACACGGGAAGGGGCATGCGGCGCGACGCGCCGGGTGCCCCTTCCGCGCATAAAGTGATGGTCGCCGGATACGCCCTCGCGCACACCCTGTAAAATCTTGAAAGCGTAAAGAAAACGACCCAGGGTGCGCCGGGAAGTCTGGTCGGCAACGCGTTCCGCCATGCCGTCCAACAGCCCCGGAGGTGCCCCTCGTGGCCGCGCCCGACCCCACCGCCCGCAAGAGCCGCACGCTGCTCGGCCGCCTCTCACTGCCCGAGAGCCGCTACATCGCCGATGCCCTGCGCGCCGAGACGGTCGGCGGCGTCCTGCTGCTCGTGGCCGCGATCGCCGCCCTGCTGTGGGCGAACATCCCCGCCGTCTCCGACAGCTACGCCGCCGTGCGCTCCTTCCACATCGGCCCCGCCTCCCTCGGCCTGGACCTCTCACTGCAGCACTGGGCGGCCGACGGGCTCCTCGCCGTCTTCTTCTTCGTCGCCGGCATCGAGCTCAAGCGCGAGCTCGTCGCGGGCGACCTGCGCGACCCCAAGGCCGCCGCACTCCCGGTGATCGCCGCCCTGTGCGGCATGGCCGCGCCCGCGCTCGTCTACGCGCTGGTCAACCTCACGGGCAACGGATCGATGGACGGCTGGGCCGTCCCCACGGCCACCGACATCGCCTTCGCGCTGGCCGTCCTCGCCGTCATCGGCACCTCCCTGCCCTCGGCCCTGCGCGCCTTCCTGCTGACCCTCGCCGTCGTCGACGACCTCTTCGCCATCCTGATCATCGCGGTGTTCTTCACCGGCGACATCGACTTCCTGGCCCTGGGCGGCGCGCTCGTGGGGCTGGCCCTCTTCTGGTTCCTGCTGCACCGCGGTGTCCGCGGCTGGTACGTCTACGTCCCGCTCGCCCTCGTCGTCTGGGGCCTGATGTACAACAGCGGCATCCACGCCACCATCGCCGGCGTCGCCATGGGCCTGATGCTGCGGTGCACCCGGGCGGAAGGCGAGCGGACCTCCCCCGGCGAGCACATCGAGCACCTCGTCCGGCCCCTCTCGGCGGGTCTCGCCGTACCGCTCTTCGCGCTCCTCTCCGCCGGTGTCTCCCTCTCCGACGAGGCCATCGCCCAGGTCTTCACCCGCCCCGAGACCCTCGGCGTGGTCCTCGGCCTCGTCGTCGGCAAGGCCGTCGGCATCTTCGGCGGGACCTGGCTCGCCGCCCGCTTCACCAGGGCCGAGCTGAACGAGGACCTGGCCTGGCCCGACGTGTTCGCGGTGGCCACGCTCGCCGGCATCGGCTTCACCGTCTCCCTCCTCATCGGCGAACTCGCCTTCGAGGGCGACGACACCCTCACCTCCGAGGTCAAGGCCGCCGTCCTGATCGGCTCCCTCATCGCCGCGACGCTCGCGTGCGTCCTGCTCAAGCTCCGCAACCGCCGCTACCGGGAGCTCACCGAGGCCGAGGAGCGCGACGAGGACCACGACGGCATCCCGGACATCTACGAGGAGGACCGGCCCGAGTACCACCTGCGGATGGCGAGGATCTACGAGGAGCGGGCAGCGGAACACCGCCGCAAGGCGCAGAAGGCGGCCGCCGCCGCGCAGGGAACCGCATCCGGGTCCACCACCGAGGCCGACCGTCCGGCATGATCTGAGTGAAGACGCAGGACCGACGCGCGACAGCCGCACGCCGGCCGGGCGACGGCCGCGGGGACAGCCGCCCGGCAGCAGACGACAGAGGGAGAGAGCGATGAGCGCAGTGGACCAAGAGGCGCAGGGAGCCGAGCGCACACTCGGCCAACTGGTCGCCTCGGCCACCGCCGAGATGTCCGCCCTGGTTCACGACGAGATCGCCCTGGCCAAGGCGGAACTCCGCGAGGACGCCAAGCGCGTGGGCGCCGGCTCCGCCTCCATCGCCGCCGCGGGCGTGTTCGCGGTCTTCTCCCTCCCGGTGCTGACCTTTGCCGCGGCCTACGGCATCCACAACCTCGGGCTCGGCCTCGCCTGGTCCTTCCTGATCGTCGGCGGCGCGTTCCTGCTGATCGCGGGCATCCTCGCGCTGATCTCCGTACGGAAGTTCAAGAAGGTCAAGCCGCCGGAGAAGTCCATCGCCTCGGTCAAGCAGACCGCCGCGCTGGTCGGGACCGTCAAGCCGCACCCGCGGCCGGTGAGTGACAAGGCTGTGGGTGTGGCACGCTCGTCCTCATGACAGCGCCCACGCCGGACCCCAGCATTCCGCCCACCGCAGCCACGGCGGTGCGGCTCGACCTCCCCGGCGGGCGAGCGGTGACACACCGGGACGTGGCCGCCAACGGCGCGCGCTTCCACGTCGCCGAGGTCGGTGACGGACCGCTGGTGCTGCTGCTGCACGGCTTCCCGCAGTTCTGGTGGACCTGGCGGCACCAGCTGACCGCGCTCGCCGACGCCGGGTACCGGGCCGTCGCCATGGACCTGCGCGGGGTGGGCGGCAGCGACCGCACCCCGCGCGGCTACGACCCCGCCAACCTGGCGCTCGACATCACCGGGGTCGTACGGTCCCTCGGCGAGCCGGACGCCGCGCTCGTCGGGCACGACCTGGGCGGGTACCTCGCGTGGACGGCGGCAGTGATGCGGCCCAAGCTGGTGCGCCGCCTCGTCGTCTCCTCGATGCCGCACCCCCGGCGGTGGCGGTCGGCGATGCTGTCGGACTTCGGTCAGACCCGGGCGAGTTCGCACATCTGGGGCTTCCAGCGGCCGTTCGTGCCCGAGCGGCAGCTCGTCGCGGACGGCGGGGCCCTCGTGGGCGACCTGATCCGCGACTGGTCGGGACCGCGGCCGCCGGAGGAGGAGGACCTCGCCGTCTACCGCCGGGCCATGTGCATCCCCTCCACGGCGCACTGCTCGATCGAGCCGTACCGCTGGATGATGCGGTCGATGGCGCGGCCCGACGGGCTCCAGTTCAACCGGCGCATGAAGCGGCCGGTACGGGTGCCCACGCTGCACCTGCACGGTTCGCTCGACCCGGTGATGCGCACCCGCAGCGCCGCCGGATCCGGCGAGTACGTCGAAGCGCCGTACCGGTGGCGGCTGTTCGACGGGCTCGGGCACTTCCCGCACGAGGAGGACCCCGTCGCCTTCTCGACCGAGCTGGTGAACTGGCTGAAGGACCCCGAGCCGGACCGCTGACATCCCCTCCCGCGAGGGGCAGTTCGCGTGCCGGTTCGTCTTACGAGCTTTCAAATGCCCGGCGCATAGGCCAATTGGCCGCCCCGGGAGGGGTTACGGACCTTGGGGCCCGGGCACAGCACGGAGTATGAGCTGGACGCACGACTACGGTGACACCGCGCACGAACGCCGCCCGGCCGCTACGCCGGGCACGCACGAGAGGGCCGGCCGGCACGGCCACGACCCACACCTGGGCATCCCCCGCATCCTGCGCCGCCGGGCCCGATGGGTCTCCGCACGCCTGCGGCATCCACGGACCTAGGGGGTGTCGTCAAAGTCCCGTCTGGGTGGCGGGGCCCGGCACCCCCGCCCTCACGGGCGGCCGACGCCACCTTGACGGCACCCCCCCAGGGGGCGCCGCGTCAGAGGGCGCAGCCCTGGCTCTCGACCCGGCGCTGGGCGGTCCGGCCGATCTCGATGTCGTCGCGGATCTCGTCCACGGTCAGCGCGTAGCCGGTGTTCGGGTCGTCGAGGGACTTTGCGAACACCACCCCGTACACCTTGCCGTCGGGCGTCAGCAGCGGACCGCCGGAGTTGCCCTGGCGGACCGTCGCGAACAGCGAGTAGACGTCCCGTCGGACCGTGCCGCGGTGGTAGATGTCCGGCCCGTTGGCGTTGATCCGGCCGCGGACGCGGGCCGAGCGGACGTCGTACGCGCCGTTCTCCGGGAAGCCGGCGACGATCGCGTCACTGCCGCTCGCCGCGTCCTTCTCGGTGAACTCCAGCGGCGGCGCCTTCAGCTTGGGCACGTCCAGGACGGCGATGTCGCGCTCCCAGTCGTAGAGCACGACCTTGCCGTCGTACAGCTTGCCCTCGCCGCCGATCTGCACGGTCGGCTCGCCGACGCCGCCGACGACGTGCGCGTTGGTCATGACCTTGCCGGGCGCGAAGACGAAGCCCGTGCCCTCCAGCACCTTGCTGCAGCTGGGCGCCGTACCGACGACCTTCACGATCGAGCGCTTGGCCACGTCGGCGACGGGGCTGGTGGCGAGCGCCGGGTCGGGTGCCCTCACCTCGGTGATGGGCTCGTTGGAGAACGGGCTGAACACCTGCGGGAAGCCGTTGCGCTCCAGGGTGGAGGAGAACTCCGAGAACCAGCCCTCGGCTTGGCGGGGAAGGACCTGCGACACCCCGAGGAGCACCTTGGAGTTGCGGACCTCCTTGGCCACCGAGGGCAGCGAGGTCTGGGCGAGCAGGAGTCCGATCATCCAGGCCACGAGCAGCATCGCGACGACGTTGACCAGCGCGCCGCCGGTGGCGTCGAGCGCCCGCGCCGGCGACCAGGTGATCTGGCGCCGGAGTCTGCTCCCGAGGTGGGTGGTCAGGGCCTGGCCGATCGAGGCGCAGACGATGATCGCGACCACGGTGATGACGACGACCGTCGTGGACACCTTGGTGCCGTCGTCGGTCATCCGGTCCCAGACCAGTGGGAGCAGGGACACGGCGACGAGGCCACCGCCCAGGAAGCCGATCACCGACAGGATGCCGACGACGAAGCCCTGGCGGTAACCGACGATCGCGAACCATACGGCGGCGAGCAGCAACAGGATGTCCAGCACGTTCACGTGGGCCACCGTCTCACGCGTGCCAGTCGAGCGGGACCTGGCGTGATCGGTCCCACGGACGTTCCCAGCCGGCGAAGTGCAGGATCCGGTCGATCACGCCGGCCGTGAAACCCCAGACGAGGGCCGATTCGACGGCGAAACCGGGCCCCAGGTGGCCCCGCGGGTGGACGGTCGTGACCCGGTGCTCGGGGTCCGTGAGATCGGACACGGGGACCGTGAACACCCGGGCCGTCTCGGCCGGGTCCACGGCGCCGACGGGGGTCGGGGTGTGCCACCAGCCCAGGACCGGCGTCACGACGAACTCGCTGACCGGGATGTAGAGCCGGGGCAGCACCCCGAAGAGCTGGACGCCGGAGGGGTCGAGGCCGGTTTCCTCCTCGGCCTCGCGCAGCGCGGCCCGAAGCGGGCCGGTGGTCTGCGGATCCCCGTCCTGCGGGTCCAGGGCACCGCCCGGGAAGGAGGGCTGGCCCGCGTGTGAGCGGAGGGTGCCGGCGCGCTCCATCAGCAGCAGCTCCGGGCCCCGGGCCCCCTCGCCGAAGAGGATCAGGACGGCGGACTGCCGCCCCCGTCCGTCCTCGGGCGGCAGGAACCGGCTCAGCTGCCGAGGCTCCACGGTCCGGGCGGCCTTGACGACGGGATCGAGCCAGTCGGGCAGCCCGGCGGTGGTGACGGCCGGTCCGCCCCCCTCGCGCACTCCCGCAGTGACCCCGGCCTCGTCCCGTGTACCGCGCGTCATAGGCACCTCTGTCCGCGTTCTACTGTCAACAGCGTCTCCCACACCGCAAACGCGGTCCGGGTACCGAATCGTTCCTGGGGCTCCCGCCCCGGATTCCCGCTACGGCTCCTGCGCCTCCGGCGCGGCGCCCGTGCCGAGCGGCGGCGCCGGCAGGCCCGGGTAGTCGGGGGGCGGGCTCAGCCGCTGGCCCGGCCGGCCGCCCTTCTCGTACTTGAGCAGCTTCACCGCCTTCTCCGGGTCCGTCTCGCCCTCCCCGTACGCCGGGCAGAGCGGCGCGATCGGGCAGGCCCCGCAGGCGGGCCTGCGGGCGTGGCAGATACGGCGGCCGTGGAAGACGACCCGGTGCGAGAGCATCGTCCACTCGCTCTTCGGGAAGATCGCGCAGATCTCCGCCTCGACCTTCTCCGGATCCTCCTGCTCGGTCCACTTCCAGCGGCGCACCAGCCGGCCGAAGTGGGTGTCCACGGTGATCCCGGGAACGCCGAACGCGTTGCCTAGGACCACGTTGGCGGTCTTGCGGCCTACACCCGGCAGCTTGACCAGGTCCTCCAGCCGGCCCGGTACCTTCCCGCCGTGCTCGTCCCGCAGCGCCTGCGACAGGCCCAGCAGCGACCGCGCCTTCATCCGGAAGAACCCGGTCGGGCGAATGAGCTCCTCCAGCTCCTCCGGGACGGCCGCGGCCATGTCCTCGGGGGTCGGATAGGCCGCGAAGAGGGCCGGGGTCGTCTGGTTCACCCGCAGGTCGGTGGTCTGCGCGGACAGCACCGTCGCCACGAGGAGCTCGAAGGGATTGCGGAAGTCGAGCTCCGGATGGGCGTACGGGTAGGTCTCGGCCAGCTCACGGTTGATGCGGCGCGCCCGGCGCACCATGGCCAGCCGGGATTCCGGCTTGGCCGGCTTCGGTTTCTTGGCCGAAACTTTGCCCTGAGGGGCCGTCACGGCCTTCGGGGGCGCCTTCGCGGGTGTTTGTTCGCCCACGGCTGAATTTTGGGCGTCCGTCACTCCTGCGGACCCCTTGGCCTGTGCTCTCACCGGCTTATTGGACACCCGGCCAGCCTAAGGCCGGGCGCTGACACCCGCCCGGACCTCAGGTAACACCACCCCGATTGGCCTCCCGCCGCACAGCACGCCCGTCCGTCCGGCATCCTTGTGATTGATCGCACTGTTTGAGCCGTCCGGCAAAATGGGGAGCGGTCCCCTGAGCAGGTCGACATAGGAGAGAGACTCGTGGACGACGTTCTGCGGCGCGCCCCGCTCTTCGCGGCGCTCGATGACGAGCAGGCCGCGGAGCTCCGCGCCTCCATGGGCGAGGTGACCCTCGCACGCGGCGACGCCCTGTTCCACGAGGGCGACCCCGGCGACCGGCTGTATGTCGTGACCGACGGCAAGGTGAAGCTGCACCGCACCTCCCCGGACGGCCGCGAGAACATGCTGGCCGTCCTCGGCCCCGGCGAGCTGATCGGCGAGCTGTCGCTCTTCGACCCGGGCCCGCGCACCGCCACCGCCACCGCGCTGACCGAGGTCAAGCTGCTCGGCCTCGGCCACGGCGACCTCCAGCCCTGGCTCAACGCACGGCCCGAGGTCGCGACCGCGCTGCTGCGCGCCGTCGCCCGGCGCCTGCGCAAGACCAACGACCAGATGTCCGACCTGGTGTTCTCCGACGTTCCCGGCCGCGTGGCCCGGGCGCTCCTGGACCTGTCGCGCCGCTTCGGCGTGCAGTCGGAGGAGGGCATCCACGTGGTGCACGACCTCACGCAGGAAGAGCTCGCACAGCTCGTCGGCGCCTCCCGCGAAACCGTGAACAAGGCCCTGGCCGACTTCGCGGGCCGCGGCTGGCTGCGCCTGGAGGCCCGCGCCGTGATCCTGCTGGACGTGGAGCGCCTCGCGAAGCGCTCCCGCTGACCTCTCCGGCATCCCGTCACAAGGGTCCTGTCCGCACCGGGCAGGGCCCTTCTGCGTGCCCGCCACAGCCCGCCACATCACGTCGCAGCACGTCGCCGGGCCGAGCCGCGGGGCCGCGTCCCCGAGCCCTGTGCCTCCTCGTACGCCGACCGGGCCGGCCCGTGCACAGTGGAAGCATGGAGCGCAGCGGTCTGGACGCCTACGGGTACGTCGAGCGGGAGGGCTCACTCGGACAGGTGCAGGGCGACTTCCGCGAGGTCGTGGCCGCCGCGCGCGAGCGCACGGCCGAGGCGTACGGGCGCCGGCTGCACAGCGCGTACCTGTACGGCTCCGTGCCGCGCGGGACGGCCCGGCCGGGGCGCTCCGGCCTCGGCCTGCTGCTCGTCCTGCAGCACGCGCCGTCGGACGACGACCGCGACACGGCCGAGGTCCTGTCGCGCGGCATCGACGAGGACTTCGAGCAGATCGGCGGGGTCCGCCTCCTGCTCCACGGCAAGGACGCCGTGTTGAGCGAGGAGGAACGATTCGACCTGGGCTGGTTCCTCGCCTGCCGGTGCACCCCGCTGCTCGGCGCCGACCTGGCCGAGCACCTGCCGCGCTACCGCCTGACCGCCCCGTCTAGCCCTGCTTCTCGGTGACGGCGAGCGCCTCGACGGCCGACTTGGCCTCCGCCAGACCCGCGCCGGTGGTGCTGCGGTAGGCCTTGATCGCCGCGATCGTCCGGTCCTCCCGGACCAGCGCCCGCACCTCGTCCATGCCCGCCGGCTCCGGCTCCTCGATGCCCAGGTGGTCCAGCAGCAGCGCCAGCCGGCGCTCCGCCCGGTCCGCCTGCGTCTGGAGGCTCTTCACGCGCAGCGACAGCGTCGAGGTGATCCACCCCGCGATGCCTATGAGCATGACGAGCAAGAACACAGTGTTCATTCGGGCCCTCCAGGGATCAGTCCGTGATCTTGAAGGTACTCAAGCTGGGCCTGTACGGACCACTGCGCCGCGGGCCACAGGGAGCGGTCCACGTCCGCGTACACCTGGGCGACGACCGCCTCGGGGGTGGTGAAGCCGTTCTCGACGGCCGTCTCGACCTGCGCCAGCCGGTGCGCCCGGTGGGCGAGGTAGTACTCGACGGCGCCCTGGGCGTCCTCCAGGACCGGCCCGTGCCCCGGCAGGACGGTGTGCACCCCGTCGTCCACGGTGAGCGAGCGCAGGCGGCGCAGGGAGTCCAGGTAGTCGCCGAGGCGGCCGTCGGGGTGCGCGACCACGGTGGTGCCGCGGCCGAGGATGGTGTCGCCCGTCAGCACCGCCCGGTCGGCAGGCAGGTGGAAGCAGAGCGAGTCGCTGGTGTGCCCCGGCGTCGGGACCACCCGCAGCTCCAGGCCGCCGGTCCGGATCACGTCACCGGCGGCCAGGCCCTCGTCGCCGAGGCGCAGGGCCGGGTCCAGCGCGCGGACCTTGCTGCCGGTGAGCTCGGCGAAGCGGCCGGCGCCCTCCGCGTGGTCGGGGTGGCCGTGGGTGAGCAGGGTGAGCGCGACCCGCTTGCCCGCCTCCTCGGCGGTGGCGATGACCGCCCGCAGGTGGGCCTCGTCCAGCGGGCCCGGGTCGATGACGACGGCGAGGTCCGAGCCGGGCTCGGACACCAGCCAGGTGTTGGTGCCGTCCAGGGTCATGGCGGAGGCGTTGGGGGCCAGGACGTTCACCGCGCGGGCGGTCGCCGGCCCGGAGGCGACGAATCCGCGGGGCTGTCCCGGCAGGGCGGCGGCGTCGCTCATGCGGGGCCTCCGGGGCGGTCGAGGCCCACGCGCTTGGTGAACTCGTCGTGGCCCGGCCAGCTGAGCACCACCTCCCCGCCCTCCAGCGCGGCCTGGGCCAGCACCGGGGCGAGGTCCTGGGCGGCGGCCGCGGCCAGCGCGTCCGCGGCGCTCCCGTACGGCTCCAGGGAGCGCAGGGTGGAGATGGTGGGCGGCATCATCAGCAGCTCGCCCTTGTCGTAGCCGTCGGCCGCGTCGGCCGGGCGGATCCAGACGGTCCGGTCGGCCTCGGTGGAGGCGTTGCGGGTGCGCTGGCCCTCGGGGAGGGCGGCGACGAAGAACCAGGTGTCGTAACGGCGCGGCTCGAACTCGGGGGTGATCCAGCGCGCCCACGCCCCGAGCAGGTCGGAGCGCAGCCACAGGCCGCGGCGGTCGAGGAAGTCCGCGAAGGACAGCTCCCGCGCCACGAGGGCCTGCCGGTCGGCCTCCCAGTCGTCGCCGGTGGTGTCGCCGACGACCGTGTCCGGGGCGGGGCCGGCGAGCAGGACGCCCGCCTCCTCGAAGGTCTCCCGTACGGCGCCGCACACGATGGCCTGGGCGGTGCGCGGATCGGTCCCGAGCCGGGCGGCCCAGTCAGCCTGGGAGGGCCCCGCCCAGCCGACGTGGTGCTCCTCGTCGCGCGGGTCGACGCCGCCGCCCGGGTAGGCGTACGCGCCGCCGGCGAAGGCCATGGAGGCCCGCCTGCGCAGCATGTGGACGACGGGTCCGCCGCCCGGGGTGTCGCGCAGGAGCATCACGGTGGCGGCGAGCCGCGGTTGCACCGGGGTGAGCGAGCCGTCCGCGAGCGCGCGGATGCGGTCGGGCCATTCGGGCGGGTACCACTGGCCCCCGGCGGGGTGCTGCTGCTGACCATTCGGCATGGCCGGATGCTACGGCCATCCGGCCCGATGTTCGAGGGCTCACCCGGCGCCCGGCGCGCGGCGGGCGTGTCCGTACGGCCCCGCACGGGGCCGGAAGCGCGCCGAAGCGGCCCCGGGGAGCCGGGGCTGCCGCAAGGGGAGCAGGACGGGACGGCGGGCGGCGCAGCCCCGGTGGGGGCAGCGCCCGCGTCCGTACCGCTCCCCCGCGGGAGTCAGGCCCCGGGGACCAGCTCGACCTGGATCTCGACCTCGACGGGCGCGTCGAGCGGCAGGACCGCCACGCCGACCGCGCTGCGGGCGTGGACGCCCTTGTCACCGAGGACGGCGCCCAGGAGCTCGCTCGCGCCGTTCAGCACGCCCGGCTGGCCCGTGAAGTCGGGGGCCGAGGCGACGAAGCCGACGACCTTCACGACGCGCGCGATCGTGTCGAGGTCGCCCACGACCGACTTGACTGCGGCCAGGGCGTTCAGCGCGCAGGTGGCGGCCAGTTCCTTGGCCTGCTCCGGCGAGACCTCGGCACCGACCTTGCCGGTGACCGGCATGCTGCCCTTGACCATCGGGAGCTGGCCCGCGGTGTAGACGTAGGCACCCGACCGCACGGCCGGCTGGTACGTGGCCAGCGGCGGGACGACCTCGGGCAGGGTCAGGCCGAGCTCGGCCAGCTTCGCGTCGACGACACCGCTCATGCCTTCTCCCGCTTGAGGTAGGCCACGAGCTGCTCGGGGTTGTTCGGGCCGGGCACGACCTGGACGAGCTCCCAGCCGTCCTCGCCCCAGGTGTCCAGGATCTGCTTGGTGGCGTGGACCAGCAGGGGGACCGTCGCGTATTCGAACTTCTTGGTCATGGGAGCGAGG
This DNA window, taken from Streptomyces sp. TN58, encodes the following:
- the nhaA gene encoding Na+/H+ antiporter NhaA; the protein is MAAPDPTARKSRTLLGRLSLPESRYIADALRAETVGGVLLLVAAIAALLWANIPAVSDSYAAVRSFHIGPASLGLDLSLQHWAADGLLAVFFFVAGIELKRELVAGDLRDPKAAALPVIAALCGMAAPALVYALVNLTGNGSMDGWAVPTATDIAFALAVLAVIGTSLPSALRAFLLTLAVVDDLFAILIIAVFFTGDIDFLALGGALVGLALFWFLLHRGVRGWYVYVPLALVVWGLMYNSGIHATIAGVAMGLMLRCTRAEGERTSPGEHIEHLVRPLSAGLAVPLFALLSAGVSLSDEAIAQVFTRPETLGVVLGLVVGKAVGIFGGTWLAARFTRAELNEDLAWPDVFAVATLAGIGFTVSLLIGELAFEGDDTLTSEVKAAVLIGSLIAATLACVLLKLRNRRYRELTEAEERDEDHDGIPDIYEEDRPEYHLRMARIYEERAAEHRRKAQKAAAAAQGTASGSTTEADRPA
- a CDS encoding phage holin family protein translates to MSAVDQEAQGAERTLGQLVASATAEMSALVHDEIALAKAELREDAKRVGAGSASIAAAGVFAVFSLPVLTFAAAYGIHNLGLGLAWSFLIVGGAFLLIAGILALISVRKFKKVKPPEKSIASVKQTAALVGTVKPHPRPVSDKAVGVARSSS
- a CDS encoding alpha/beta fold hydrolase → MTAPTPDPSIPPTAATAVRLDLPGGRAVTHRDVAANGARFHVAEVGDGPLVLLLHGFPQFWWTWRHQLTALADAGYRAVAMDLRGVGGSDRTPRGYDPANLALDITGVVRSLGEPDAALVGHDLGGYLAWTAAVMRPKLVRRLVVSSMPHPRRWRSAMLSDFGQTRASSHIWGFQRPFVPERQLVADGGALVGDLIRDWSGPRPPEEEDLAVYRRAMCIPSTAHCSIEPYRWMMRSMARPDGLQFNRRMKRPVRVPTLHLHGSLDPVMRTRSAAGSGEYVEAPYRWRLFDGLGHFPHEEDPVAFSTELVNWLKDPEPDR
- a CDS encoding MarP family serine protease, with translation MNVLDILLLLAAVWFAIVGYRQGFVVGILSVIGFLGGGLVAVSLLPLVWDRMTDDGTKVSTTVVVITVVAIIVCASIGQALTTHLGSRLRRQITWSPARALDATGGALVNVVAMLLVAWMIGLLLAQTSLPSVAKEVRNSKVLLGVSQVLPRQAEGWFSEFSSTLERNGFPQVFSPFSNEPITEVRAPDPALATSPVADVAKRSIVKVVGTAPSCSKVLEGTGFVFAPGKVMTNAHVVGGVGEPTVQIGGEGKLYDGKVVLYDWERDIAVLDVPKLKAPPLEFTEKDAASGSDAIVAGFPENGAYDVRSARVRGRINANGPDIYHRGTVRRDVYSLFATVRQGNSGGPLLTPDGKVYGVVFAKSLDDPNTGYALTVDEIRDDIEIGRTAQRRVESQGCAL
- a CDS encoding NUDIX hydrolase: MTRGTRDEAGVTAGVREGGGPAVTTAGLPDWLDPVVKAARTVEPRQLSRFLPPEDGRGRQSAVLILFGEGARGPELLLMERAGTLRSHAGQPSFPGGALDPQDGDPQTTGPLRAALREAEEETGLDPSGVQLFGVLPRLYIPVSEFVVTPVLGWWHTPTPVGAVDPAETARVFTVPVSDLTDPEHRVTTVHPRGHLGPGFAVESALVWGFTAGVIDRILHFAGWERPWDRSRQVPLDWHA
- the nth gene encoding endonuclease III — encoded protein: MTAPQGKVSAKKPKPAKPESRLAMVRRARRINRELAETYPYAHPELDFRNPFELLVATVLSAQTTDLRVNQTTPALFAAYPTPEDMAAAVPEELEELIRPTGFFRMKARSLLGLSQALRDEHGGKVPGRLEDLVKLPGVGRKTANVVLGNAFGVPGITVDTHFGRLVRRWKWTEQEDPEKVEAEICAIFPKSEWTMLSHRVVFHGRRICHARRPACGACPIAPLCPAYGEGETDPEKAVKLLKYEKGGRPGQRLSPPPDYPGLPAPPLGTGAAPEAQEP
- a CDS encoding Crp/Fnr family transcriptional regulator, which codes for MDDVLRRAPLFAALDDEQAAELRASMGEVTLARGDALFHEGDPGDRLYVVTDGKVKLHRTSPDGRENMLAVLGPGELIGELSLFDPGPRTATATALTEVKLLGLGHGDLQPWLNARPEVATALLRAVARRLRKTNDQMSDLVFSDVPGRVARALLDLSRRFGVQSEEGIHVVHDLTQEELAQLVGASRETVNKALADFAGRGWLRLEARAVILLDVERLAKRSR
- a CDS encoding MBL fold metallo-hydrolase; translated protein: MSDAAALPGQPRGFVASGPATARAVNVLAPNASAMTLDGTNTWLVSEPGSDLAVVIDPGPLDEAHLRAVIATAEEAGKRVALTLLTHGHPDHAEGAGRFAELTGSKVRALDPALRLGDEGLAAGDVIRTGGLELRVVPTPGHTSDSLCFHLPADRAVLTGDTILGRGTTVVAHPDGRLGDYLDSLRRLRSLTVDDGVHTVLPGHGPVLEDAQGAVEYYLAHRAHRLAQVETAVENGFTTPEAVVAQVYADVDRSLWPAAQWSVQAQLEYLQDHGLIPGGPE
- a CDS encoding NUDIX hydrolase — protein: MPNGQQQHPAGGQWYPPEWPDRIRALADGSLTPVQPRLAATVMLLRDTPGGGPVVHMLRRRASMAFAGGAYAYPGGGVDPRDEEHHVGWAGPSQADWAARLGTDPRTAQAIVCGAVRETFEEAGVLLAGPAPDTVVGDTTGDDWEADRQALVARELSFADFLDRRGLWLRSDLLGAWARWITPEFEPRRYDTWFFVAALPEGQRTRNASTEADRTVWIRPADAADGYDKGELLMMPPTISTLRSLEPYGSAADALAAAAAQDLAPVLAQAALEGGEVVLSWPGHDEFTKRVGLDRPGGPA
- a CDS encoding RidA family protein, which encodes MSGVVDAKLAELGLTLPEVVPPLATYQPAVRSGAYVYTAGQLPMVKGSMPVTGKVGAEVSPEQAKELAATCALNALAAVKSVVGDLDTIARVVKVVGFVASAPDFTGQPGVLNGASELLGAVLGDKGVHARSAVGVAVLPLDAPVEVEIQVELVPGA
- a CDS encoding DUF4177 domain-containing protein translates to MTKKFEYATVPLLVHATKQILDTWGEDGWELVQVVPGPNNPEQLVAYLKREKA